DNA from Polyangiaceae bacterium:
AGGGCAGCATGATCTTCCAGAAGATCACGAAGCTGCCAGCCCCGTCCAAACGTGCGGACTCCTCGAGATCTCGTGGGATCGTGTCGAAGAAACCCTTCAGCATCCAGATGCAGTAGGGCACGCTGGCCGTGGCGTAGATCAACACCAGCCCCGCCGTGGTCCCGAACAAAGCCAAGGAGTCCAAGATGAAGAGCAAGGGCACCGCCGTGACCACCGCCGGGAACATCTGTGAGATCAGCATCAGCTTCAGTCCCGACTCGCGCCCCGAAAACGCGAAACGTGAGAACGCGAAGGCAGAGGTGAGGGCGAAGAGCACGCCGATCAGCGTGGCAACACCACTGACCATCAGCGAGTTGCCCAACTGATAGAAGAACAGAGGATTTCCGTTGAAGTCCTGGGCGAATATGAAGGCGGCGAAGTTCGAAGCATCGACGCTTCGTGGAATGGGCAACGCGCTGGGCTCAGAGCCAAGTTGCCCACCGGGGGTGAGAGCCAGCTTCAGTACCCACAGCACCGGATAGAGCACCACCGCGGAGAGCACGAGCAAGAACAGGTGCGTGGCGACGATGTCGAGGCTTCGCGGTTTCACGTTGCCCCCAACTTCTGCAAGCGCTCGGTGGCGCGGCTGTACAGCAGCAAGAACGAGAAGATGAGCACTGAGTATGCGGCCGCGTAGCCGAAGCGGTGGCCGCGCTCGAAGGCCCAGCGGTAGGCTTCACTGATCAGGATGTCCGTCTGCGATCCCGGCTCTCCTCCGCTGACGAGGTAGATGATGTTGAACATGTTGAAGGTCCACACCGAACCGAGAATGACGGAAGGGATCAGCGCGGGCCGCAGATGAGGAAAGACCACCAGCCAGAAGCGCTGCCAGCGCGAGGCTCCGTCGAGCACCGCGGCCTCCTCGACTTCCCCCGGAATCGACTGCAGAGCCCCCAGCGTCACCACCATCATGAAAGGGAACCCTAGCCAGGTGTTGGTGACGAGATTGGCGGTGAATGCCGAGGCAAAACTGTCGAACCAGTTCTTGCCTTCGAAGCCGAAGGGCGAGAGCAGTGCGTTCACGGCGCCGACTTGCGCGTTGAACATGCCCTTCCACATCAGCGCCGTGATGTAGTTGGGAATGGCCCAGGGCAAGATCAAAAGCAACCGATACGCCGTGCGCATGCGGTTCCAAGCCGGGCGCAACGCCAACGCGGCAAGCACGCCGATGGCGACGTGCAACACCACGTTGCAGACCGTCCACAGCACCGTCACGGCAAGCGCGAAGTAGAAGGAACGCGCTTGAAACAAGCGCGCGGCGGGCGGCAGTAGGATCTGACGAAAGTTTTCCAGCCCGGCGAAGGTGAAGGAGCCGTGCTCGTATTCGAACAGCGACATGCCAGCCCCCACCAGCAGCGGCGCCGCCACGAGCAGCACCACTGCCACCATCCCCGGCAGCAGGTAGGGCATCGCCGTACGCGTGGAGAACCCGATCAGGCGGGCCCGCGCCACCTCCGCGCTGGGTCCGCGGCGAACGTGCACGGCCAGGCGCCACGTGCCGAGGATCAACAGCGCGGTGAGAACCGCACCGTAGATCCGAGGGTCCGACGGTGTCTTTCGTACGCGATCGACACGCGCCAGTTCGTAGCGCGCATCGCCGAGTGCGCGCTCGAAGTCCCGGCCGGCCACACTGGCCTGGAGTAGGTCCAAGGCGGGAGTCCAGGTCGCCGCCATGCGCACGCTGTTCGGCGTGACCATGCCCCGCTCGAGCGCTAGGCGCTGGACGCGAACCATCTCGAAGCGCCGGTGCGTGTCGGCATCGGCACTAGCCGTTTGCGCAAGATCGTCGTAGCTCGCCGTCACCACCGGCGGCAGCCCCAGTTCCGCCAACCGGGCTCGCTCGCCATCGGCGCCCGCGATGAAGCGCATGACTTCCTTGGCCTCGGCCGGATGCTTGCTCTCCTTTGACAGATACAAGCCATCCACAGTGATGAAAGAGCCGCTGGGTCGGCCGTCGACGTCCGGCAACGGCGCCACATCCCAGTCTCCCTGAGCGCCGACCATCCCGGCCGGGCGGTACCAGGGCCCACAGACGATTGCGGACGCCTTTCCAGCTTGAAACAGCCGCACCATCTCGTTGTAGTTCGGCTCCGGCGGCAAGATGCCCGCGCGCTTCCAAGTCCCGGGCCAGCGAAAGCTCGCGACGCCGGGCTCGTCGAACAGTGCGAAGCTTCGGCCGTCGTCGGCAAAGACTCTGCCCCTGGCGCCCAGCAAGAACGGCGAGTGGAAGTAGAGGCTCGTGGTGTCGTAGACCAGCGGGAACACGTCCTGCGGTAAGCGTCGCCTCAGCTCCGACAGCTCACGCGTGTCGCGGAGCGGCCCCCGAGGCGCGAGGGTGGTGTTGTAGAAGAGAAACAGCCCCTTGTAGGTAATGGGGATCCCGAGCAACTCGCCGTCGACGGACAGACCCGACAGCAGCTTTGGCAGGTAGGCGCCCTCGGGAAACGGCAGCTCGTTCTTGCTCAGCGGCGCGACGACGCGTTCCCCGTGCAGCTCCCCCAGCTCGTTGTGGGGGCGCAGGAAGAGGT
Protein-coding regions in this window:
- a CDS encoding ABC transporter permease subunit, whose protein sequence is MKPRSLDIVATHLFLLVLSAVVLYPVLWVLKLALTPGGQLGSEPSALPIPRSVDASNFAAFIFAQDFNGNPLFFYQLGNSLMVSGVATLIGVLFALTSAFAFSRFAFSGRESGLKLMLISQMFPAVVTAVPLLFILDSLALFGTTAGLVLIYATASVPYCIWMLKGFFDTIPRDLEESARLDGAGSFVIFWKIMLPLVRPGIAVTALFSFMTAWNEFIMASVFLDDVTRYTLPVTLQQSVGGFDPDWGLFAAGSLLLSIPVVVVFFFVQRHMVQGLTAGAVKG
- a CDS encoding extracellular solute-binding protein; protein product: MSESAAVPPARPSLASRSGWYVLAVALLAVIAFRPVTEAFKPAPPGVKVILWHSQRGDEQRVLEQLLRQFNRHPKNQGRVYVEPLGVPDASFKDKLIRNVPRGSGPDLFLRPHNELGELHGERVVAPLSKNELPFPEGAYLPKLLSGLSVDGELLGIPITYKGLFLFYNTTLAPRGPLRDTRELSELRRRLPQDVFPLVYDTTSLYFHSPFLLGARGRVFADDGRSFALFDEPGVASFRWPGTWKRAGILPPEPNYNEMVRLFQAGKASAIVCGPWYRPAGMVGAQGDWDVAPLPDVDGRPSGSFITVDGLYLSKESKHPAEAKEVMRFIAGADGERARLAELGLPPVVTASYDDLAQTASADADTHRRFEMVRVQRLALERGMVTPNSVRMAATWTPALDLLQASVAGRDFERALGDARYELARVDRVRKTPSDPRIYGAVLTALLILGTWRLAVHVRRGPSAEVARARLIGFSTRTAMPYLLPGMVAVVLLVAAPLLVGAGMSLFEYEHGSFTFAGLENFRQILLPPAARLFQARSFYFALAVTVLWTVCNVVLHVAIGVLAALALRPAWNRMRTAYRLLLILPWAIPNYITALMWKGMFNAQVGAVNALLSPFGFEGKNWFDSFASAFTANLVTNTWLGFPFMMVVTLGALQSIPGEVEEAAVLDGASRWQRFWLVVFPHLRPALIPSVILGSVWTFNMFNIIYLVSGGEPGSQTDILISEAYRWAFERGHRFGYAAAYSVLIFSFLLLYSRATERLQKLGAT